DNA from Streptococcus parasuis:
GATAAAGCGAGCGTAGATTTCTTGGAGAATTCCTTCCTTCTTTTTCGCATGAAAATGAGTCAACCCAATACTGTATTTTAGGTCACGAAAACTGGTATCTATGCCCCATCTGTAGGCATAGAGATTTTTTAATTTTTCTGGTGAATAATCCGTATTTGTCACCAAAGTTTCAAAGAAACCTGGCTTGATTTCGAGGCGCACCATCCGAAAATGAAGGTCATAAAAACTGATTGGATCACTTTTTCGACTAGAGTTTGGTAAAAAGTCAAAGGAAGCATTATGAGGTAAAAAATGATACTGATTAGGGAAGTCTCGATACAGTTCTTTCATGTCATTGGTTTGTTTGCGACAGATGTTTAGGTCAAATGCCTCATCAAAACAAGGAGTATCAGGGAGACGAAAACTCTTTTTCATCGAATTATTTCCCTCGCGAATACGAATAATATACGACCAATTTTTCTCCTGGCAATGCGCCATGACATCGTAGGATTCATACCCCCTATCCATTATCACCAGAGCTTGTTCAAAAGGGACAACTCTCCATCATGTCGATGAAAGCCGCACGCTCATCAACCTCCCGATTATCCTGAATTCGTAGGTCATGATAAATCTCTTGTTCAAGATTGTAGAGAGCATTGATATGAATGAGATTGTAAGGAGTGTGGTGTGGTCCAGTTTGGAACGAGGTTGTTTTATCAGAACGATTTCTTGGTAGAACCACATCACTACCATCAACAGCTAGGATAGGGAGATCTTTAGAAGTTGGAATTTTAGAAGTAATATTGGCAAACAGGGTTTTAAAAGCTTGATGTTTGATCCGATATCGTCGTTGGACAAAGGCAGATTGAGTGACTGGCAAATCTAAATCAAGTAGCTCTTTGGCTAAGGCATTACCACCCATGGTCAGTATAGCTTGAATCATGGTTTTCATCGTTAGCTGACTTTTCCGACTAAAATCTTTTTCAGGATGAAGTACAAACTGGTCGGCAGAGGAAACGATGTCATTGATACTTTCAAATAAATGAGATTTAATCTGGTCTAGCATGATTTTTCCCCCTTTATTTTTAGTGTAACATAAAAAACTAATCTACCACAAAATGTGATAGATTAGTTAACTTAATGACATTGAGCAAATACTAGGATTTTTCTTTGCGATAATAAATGTTCTTTGCAACAACCATACTATGTGGTTTTTCATATTCTTGATCCAGATAGGTTTGATAGGTGCCAGGGGCGATAAATCCACGAATACCAAGGATATCCGTTCCCGCTTGTCCAATGACGGAATCTGCCAAAAGGACACAATTGGTGGAAAGGAAGAAATAGGTTTTAAATTTCGATTTTTTAAATTTGAACAATTGAGCGCCAATGATTTTTTTGATACGGTAGGCGTACATTTCAGTTGGTTGACCATCTGCAGTTGTTGCTACCTTCTCTGCACTAGGATTCCAAGGAATCAATAATTTATCAATCTCAGCCAACCTTTCTTCAACCGCTTTTTCTTGTTCAGTATTCAAGGTCAATTGGTAACCAAGCATGGTCATTCCTTCTTGAGTACAAAAACGGATATAAGCATTGCGCTCTGCTTTAAACAAAACACCATCGCCAATTGCACCTCCCAAGCGCTCTGAAAGGACATCATAGGAACCGTAGCCATAAACACGACCCTTATAGCTCAAATCAATATGTCCTACTGCTCCAAATCCTTCCTCACCGACATGTACAAATACTTCTAGGGAGGGATTACCCACCCACTCTTTATGGGTGTTGTAGATAGACTGAGGAGTCTCTCCTTTGTTATCTGCCAAAAAGTCATTAACTCTTTGCAGGGTCAACCTTGGGACTAGGGCAGCGATAAATAAGGGAAGGGTCACACGAAGATGACGCTTGGGACGTTGCTGCTCTACTGCTTCTTCAAACAATAAACCATCCCGCAAATTAGTCATACCATAGAGGATCAAATAAACACCAATGACCAAGGTCTGTACAACCAATTGTGTACCAGATACAAAAAGGGAAGCTATCCCCAAGACAGATAACCAAATCCCATCCATCAAAAAACGAAGCCGTGGTTCAACCCGATCTTTTCGATACAAATAATAGGTAATAAAATTAATCACTGCTGTAAACAACTGGTATATACCAATAAATATCGCCGCAAAATACAGGGGAATCTGAACGGCCAAGTCAATGCTAGCCAGAATACCAAACAAAACAGCCTTGCCCACCAAAGCTAAAATACTTTCATTTGACTTCTTCTTTCTGAAGAAAATCATGCTCAATTCATAAAGGGCTAAGAAGAATAACCCAGCGTGAATAAAACGCAAAATCAACCCAGGAAATTGCCAACCAGCAATCAGAAAACCAATACCTATGATGACTAGAATCAGCGCCTCACCAACCAGCTTTCGACCCGTTAAACCTAAATCACTTATCTTTTTCATATGAAGATTATACCATAGTGAGGACTGTAGACAAAAAATACAACATTTAACTTCTCTAACCTACAAATGCAGAACTATTCGTCAACAAGCTACCTCACACATAAAAAACTTGTATAAAATAAAATTGTCCTTCGAATAGGTATAAGCCATAAAAATGAATCCTAATCATAATGACTAGAATTCTAGTTTTTACACAAAGAAAAGCCATGATTTCAATAGAAATCACGACTTTTTGAAACATTTATTTTTGGACTGATAGAAAATCCTTTCATGAGCCAGTCCACCTGCTCGGAAGTTAGCGCCTTAACCTCCTCTTCATTGTTTGGCCAGGTCAATTTCCCATTTTCAAAACGTTTATACAATAACCAAAATCCCTGTCCATCCCAATAAAGAGCTTTGAATCGATCTTTTCGACCTCCGCAAAAGAGATAGACCTGACCGGAGAAGGGATCCAGATTGAACTGACTTTTGACAAGGTAGGCGAGAGAATCAATCCCTTGACGCATATCTGTTTTCCCGCAAACCAAGTAGACTTGACCTAAATCACTGAGCCGGATTGTCATAGAACAGTACCTTATCCAGGATTGTTTCCAACACCTCTTGGTTGATAGAGTGAAAGAAAGTGAGTTCTACTTTTTCGTGACAAATCTTCATCAGGATCTCATTTCTGCTTTTCTTTTCAGAGCGTCGTGATTTGGGAACAGTCAATGGGACGATGGGTTGTGACATAAAAAAATCCTCCAGTTTGTTTTTTATTACAGTATACTGGAGGAGTGACTGATTGGATAGGTGCCTTGTTATGGGGCGCTTACGATACAAATGCATACCCCCCCAAGAAAACAGCGTTTTTCTTGACACATGTAACAGTTTGTCATCATATTTTTTCAGATAAAGCGTAGAATAATAAATCATCACAAAAAAGAAAAGTTCACTTTTTATTCCAGCATTATAATCTATAAAAGAACCAATAATCCAACTCACAATTTCAAGCGAAAACAAAAGAAAAATGAGGTTTCCAAGAAAGTGTTCATTCATTTTTTCTTGCAAGATTTTTATAAAAGGCAAAAAGGCTAAAAACCATAAATATGCTACTGCATATCCATGAGAAGCACCAAGCATAGGAAGGATTGATCCGACAATCATTTTTATGGATAGTAAACCATTCCATCCACTTCCTACAAGAGTTGCTAACATCATTACAATATTATAAAATAAAACCTCCATCCAAACTTTCCAGAATCTCTTGCTTTTTACATTTGCATTGGTTAAAAAATAACTGCTAATAACCATAAAGACTACATAGCACATTTTTCCTAATGGAGCAAAAATCAGAGAAAAACGTTGCACAAATATATTTTCATTTAGGTATAGATTCCCATGAATCGTAAAGTGATGAGCAACCAAGCACATCATACATAAAATTCTTAATAATTCAATATTGCTTTTTCTCTTTGTTGTGATGTTCATTTCTTCCCCCGGTAAATATGATATTAACTACTGTAGGCAGTCTTCTAATAATCAAATTCAAGCAAAACCCTATTGTAACAATCAGCACTGTTTCGAGAAGTATCATGAAAATCAAGCTACTGTATTTTCCAAAATGAACATTTTCCTTATTAAGCACAGCAAGCATTACTATAATTATTCCCTCATGTATTGAATATACTATAAACATATCATTTTTAATTATCGAATCAGCCTTCAATGTAAAATTAGGAAGAACATTCCATAATGACAATGTGCATAAATATAATAGTAGTGTTGTAATAACATTATCGCCTAAAATCGTGGAACTTAATAAACATATCATCGATATAATTCCTGGTATAACTGTACTATGCCTACCAAGCTCAATTGATTTATGCTTTGAACAATATACACCATATAAGAATGGCGGTGCCATTCTTAATGTTCTTTCAACCCACCAGTCATACGGAAAGCTGATCAATGAATAAATCACAGCATGGTGATACACTGCTGCAACAAATGTCAATATAATAATTAGCCATTCAAGTTTTGTTGATAGCCGAGGCCACAGACTCATACAAATTGAGGAAATTGCCAAAAACATATATAAAACAAAAATATACCATAACGGTCCATCAAAAGGTGTCAATGTATATCCTAAAATAATCGTTCTAATATTGGGCAATCCATTTTGGAAAATATAAAGGCCGATATAAATCGTATTCCAAGCAATATAAGGAACAATAAGTGTCATTAATCGTTTTTTTAATTTATCTCTACAAGATTTTTCAGACACATAAAACTTATATGCAGAAACAGCAAAAAAATAATTTAACGCAATTGACCCAAATGTTTCAAAAAACGGTCTTATGTACCCCCCCCTATTAAAATCTGACAATTCAATTAAATGAGGAGCCAAGTGGTAGACAACTATTAGAATAGTCATCCAAAAAGAATAAAAAATCATTTTGTCTTTATTTTTATTTTTTAACAAAAGTTTTTTCTCCCCCTACTTTCTTATCAATTTGAGTTTTATAATGCTGATTATCTCTTGTTTCTCCTGCTTGCTAAAAACGAGAATAAATTCCAATATATACCCAATCAAACCTGCTATCATTATATTGATGAAAAAGCTGATCCAATTTTGGAAATCCATAAAATTTTTCATTACAGAGAAAACAACACATACAACGACTAAAGATACCCAGGATTTAAATTCTGTTTTCCAAAACGTCCATATAGGTCGATGCAGTAATTTTGCTGCACACGCCGGAACAACAACTCCATGCGTAAACCCTAAAATTACCGTGCTCGTTCCTGCTATAGCATAAACACCTAATCCAGTATATTTCAGAAGTATTAAGGTAGTTGCAATACTGATTATACTTGAAACGAGCAGTACAACTGAATATATCCTAACTTTATCAATAGCAATAAATATAGAATGAATGCTGTACATATATGTGCTGATAATAATATCCAAAAGTACTAAGATCATAAGGATATATATTTCTACGAACTGTGTTTCTGTATAACTCGTGTCACTCAACCATAGCTTCAAAAAAACATATCCAAACACAATAATACCAGCATATGGAACGGTGAAAAACATCGTCAATATTTTCAGCTGACTATTGGCTTCATCAATAAGTTTGTTGTTGCCTTCTGACGCAAAAACTTTCGTTAGGGCTGAAGAGAAAATATTTGAAAACACTCCTAAGGCATTACTTAACGCCAAAGGGATTTGCTTAGCCAAAGAAAGACGCCCCATTATAGCACTACTAATGAACCAGTTGCTAAACAAAAGATCCAATCCGTTTAGTAACAAATTGCTTGTATTAGATATCAATACCCAAAAACCCGACTTCAACAATACTTTTAGTTTACTGAAATCAAAATAACTTTTATCTATATCAAAATCTACGAACAATTTTTTTGTAACTTTATAATTTCCCCAAAGAGTCACAAGACCTGCAATAAGCGTTGCCAAACTCAAGTAATAAACCTTTGCCGGAAAAAAAGAGAAAAGGCTAAATATTAGTATGCATTTAATTACATTCGATATTATTTGCACAATCGAATTATAGTGCATTTCTCCCGTTGTAAATGCTGCAGCCGTATACACCGTGCCTATTAGAGATGTTCCCATATTTACAAAACTTAATAAAAATGTCAGTTTAACTTGAAACACCAATGCTGCTGTGATATTCACAATATATTTCAATTTCCAAACAAATAAAATCGAAACAATCAATATTAGCCCATACAAAAAGCAATTTGCAATAAAGACAGAGCAAAAATATGATTTTGCCTTTTCTTTGTTGCCGGAATTATATTCTACCGATATATATCTACTAGCCATTGAATTAATTGCGACGGAAACAAGACTGGCATACGAAACGAAATTATTAGCTAGATTTATAAATCCGTATGCCTCTTCTCCTAATTTTCCTACGACAAAAGGGGACAGCCAAAAGCTAATAAACATCTGAACCCCTAATGTAATAAGTGCAGCAAATATATTTATTAACGTCGTTCTTTTATTATTCATCACTTATTTCCTCAATATGAGTTCCTGAGATAGTATCTATCAAATACATAAATCTTTCTTTCAATAACAGTTTTCTTTTTAAAATACCTAAAGATTTTCTTACAACATTTTGTCTCTTGGAATACTGGCCTTTAAAGGATTTAACATCAAATTTTGCCTGTTTACTTACAGCATATATTTTCTTCGGATATGAAACTTCCATGCCACAGGGATAGCAATACATTGGCTCTAATATACGAACACCCGATTTATTAACAATATATCTATTTAACTGTGATTCATCATGCCATTTTGCAATAATGTTCTTTTTTAAATCTTCCTCAATATTATGTTTGAGCGTTTTTGACATCTTAATAAAAGCATCACTCGTACCACAGAACAACGCACCAATTACATAATTTTTTCCACAATTCCACGGTATATATGCCGTAGAACTTTTTCTTCTTTCAAAAGGAAATTCTATTACACTTTTTCCATAATATCCCGGATGTGAAGTCACCGATAACACTTCATTTTTTCTTGGTAAAAATTCTTCCGGTGTGATAATCTCATTACAAATCATGTTTGCATTCGAAAACATGAGATAATCACATTTTTTCAGTTCATCTTCTATCTTCAAAAATGTTGAAAATCTAAAAAGCGTAATAAGCGGCCAAGGCATTGGCTCAATCTCAATTTTTTTTACATTTAGATTGTTCTCGACAAAGATTTCCTCGGCATCCGTAAAGACATAATATCTTTTCTCATAGCCGGGTAAAAAATTCTTTTCAAATGACTCATAGAAGTCCTTCCAAAATAAGACATATGGTCCTGTACATATATATAATATTCCAATGCTTTTTGTCATAAACATTCCTCACATTCTCTATACTTCAATTAAATGCCAGCTATCCTCATATAAGTCAAGTGGCATATCAACCGACATCCATTTGGAAGGAGCAACAACAATTTTTTTATCTGCTTTAGATAAATACTGTGCCCACCAACCAAATGTAGTATTCCCTATAATAAAATTCTTACACTCACTCATTGCTGCAAGCGACACATAGACCGGTTTGCTTTTATCCTGAACTACATAGTCATATTTTGAAGCGTCAATTAAATGCTCCAATACATAATCTACATTATCCGAGCAAATAAAGAACAGCGGATTATCAACATTTTTTATTACATATTGAATGGCTTCTTCCCAATATTTCATTGAACACACGTCGTACATAGAACTTCCAACATTATGCTCAACCTTTACGCTTATACAAACACTGTTTCGTTCACGCAATTTGTAAAGACCCGGATATTTATCATAATCAGGAAATTGTGTCCCATCAAACAAAGTCAGTAAATCTGCTTTAATTTCATTAAAATATTTTTGTGACTGGAAATATCCCTCAATATAAATTGGCTTTTTTATATTTAAATGCTGTTCCATATACCCATTTTCACAAAAGAAAAGTCCTGATTTATTAAAGAATGGATTTAATTTGCTTTCCATCTTGAACTTATCCATATAATTTTTTTTTCGTGTTAAAACTCGGTATATTTTTCTAAGAAAGTATTGTTTTGACATCACAAAACGATTTTCAAGAATGCTTTCATGTATATATTCCACATTCGGCAAATCATAATACATTAAGGAATTTTCCCAATTGCATCGGATAATATCAGAATCATCCATTATAATTGTGGGATTATTAGGCATTTCTAATTGTAGCTTTCTTGCAAATGCGTATTGAAAAAGCTGATTTCCAATTCTTCCTTGCAATGGCAAATAAATTTTATTTTTCTCCATTTTTTTCATTATATTTTTCCCATCTTTTCGATTCGAAATTATATACTTTTAATACTTTTGCAGGATTACCTGCTGCTATAGAATAACTTGGTATAGATTTTGTAACCACTGATCCTGCTCCGATTATGCATTTCTTTCCAATAGAAACACCGGACACGATACAAACCTTTTCCCCTATCCAGGAACCCTCACCAATAGACACATCCTTTGCTGTTAATTCTTGATCCATGTATGGCACTGAGCTCTCAGGATTCATTCCGTGATTTTCGTTTGTTACAATAACATTTGAGGCAAATAATACATTATCTTCTATAGTTATATTAGCTTTGGATGAAGCTAATGCTGAAAATCCAAAGCCAATATAACAATTGTTTCCAATTGTTATATTGGCTTTAATGCTATCATTGCCATAAACCGAAAGACGACTATTATTTAGTATGGTAGTACCATTCCCAATTTCAATATTTCGGCATCCTGACAACTGTAAATAAGGCCTAGCAATTATAGAATTTTCCCCAAATTTTCTAAACCTCTTTTTGGAACCATAACCGATCTCTTGCTTACAAATAATGACACATTTTATATAATGCCAAATTTTCTGCAATTTTTTATATAACATATCCAATCCCTTTATTTTGATTTTCTGTTTTCCATGATAATTTTTATTTTTGCATCGTCCCCCCAAACAGCCTTACTATCATAAGGACGATCCGGGAATTTACCATAATCAAGTTTAATATTATAATTATTTTCTCTGATAAATCTTTCTACTCGGTCAGCCAACTTCTCAGGTCTTCCATGACATATATTTATAATGCCAACAACTTCATTTTGTACAATTGCCGCCGATACTTGTTGCGAAAATTCATTATAGTCAATAAAATCCCATTGATTTTGTCCTGATGTAAATGGAAACAGTTTTTTCCCTTCTTTTTCAGCTGCCGTTATCTTTGAAAAAATTGAGCATCCATGCTCTGTATTACCGACAATATAATATCCCCTGAGCCACTGAAAAATAACCTTATGATTTTTACAGATTAACTTTGTCATGTTGCGTAACGCATCTTTTGATATACCATATAAGCTTTCGGGATTAGTAGGTGTATCTTCCTTTATACTTCCCTCAAAAAAACCTACTTCATGCATAGATCCTAACACTGCAATTTTTTTCACACCGTTTGCTGCCATTTTTTCTAAAAAATTATAATGCTTTGGCAAATCCATAACATGTGAAGTATCATTATGTACAAAACCATTTCTCCATGCCAGGTGCAACAAAATGTCCGGACTTTCAAATTCACAAAATGGATCATCTACTGAAAAAATATCACACTTAACAACCTTGGCACGTTTATCAATTTCTTCTGAATCATGATGACAAACAGCAATCACTTCATTCCCGTCATCACACAACTGTTTTACAATTCCAGTCCCCAAATAGCCATTGGCTCCTGTAACTACTATTTTCATATCTATGTCCTCCACATTCACCAGTCTCATCTATTTTGAAATTAAGTTATACAAAATTTCTTATCTTTAAACATACTTTTTCAATTCCCAAATAGTATGTATTGATATTCCCACACAATTTAACGAAATCAACAATGTTTGGAGAAGTTTTAATTCTTTTTTTTATTTTCTGAAATTTTTCATACTCTGCAATTTCACGATAATATAAATCAGAATTTAAATAATCCCGTATTTCTTGTTCTGTAACCCCTGTTTTTCTATTTTCGGATATAAATCTTCTTAAAATATACTGTTCAACCTTGTTACTATTTGAAACACTATCTGATCTGATTCTGTATTTCAAAATAAAATCATTAACATTTCCCAATTTAAAATGATTTTGCACAGATCGGCAAACAAAATCATAATCCTCACATCTGGGGACATCACGATATCCATTTAATTTAGTATATACTTCTTTTCTTACCAACCAAGTTGGGTGAGGAATACAGTTTCCCCATTTCAAAAAATGTTTAATTAAATACTGCTTGTATGGAAAATGCAATTTAGAAATATAATTTCCATTCTCATCAATTAAGCATACGCTTCCACCGACTAAATCAAGATTATTTTTATCCAAATATTCTTTTTGTAATTTCAATCTATTTACTTCACAAATATCATCCGCATCCATTCTTGCTAAATATTCTCCTTTGGATTGGCAGATGGCTTTATTTAAACTATTAACAAGACCAATATTCCTGTCATTTTTTATAACACGAATGCGGGGGTCATCAAATGAATAAATAAACGCACTTAATTCTTCATTATTTGGATTATCAATCACAATTACAAATTCAATATTGGAATATGTTTGTTTTAAAACCGATTCTATACTTTCTCTTAGTTCGGAAACGGATTCATTGTAAGTACTCATTATTACACTTATGAGATCTTCCATATGCACTTCTCCTTCTAAGTCCTTCTATTAAACATTTTTCAGAAATTATTAAGTATGGCAAGACACTATAGTCAATCAAATCATTATCTATCAGATTACTGCATGCAACTACGATTATTAAAAAAAGAACAAATGTGTTATTTTTATATTTTTTTGCTACACAATAGATAAGAATACTTAGGAATATTATCATCAATACTCCATACCTTATGATCAAGAATGCATATCCATTATCTATTACAATTTCATTCTCAAAATATGCTTTATTTGTCATTTTAGGGATTAAACTGATCCCCAAATTTTGAATCATACGCGCAATATACGTAAATCTATAAGAAAGCATATAATCGAGCATTCTAAAAAAAGCAACTTTATCCAACATTAATGGTATAAAAACGGAAAATGAAGTCAAAAGAGGAACTATAAGCTTAGCCCCAAAACCAAATATTCTATTAATTATTTTCTTAAATCTGCCAGTTTCTATTACTGAATCAATAAACCATTTTCCTAATACTAACAAGAATGTCGTAAATAATGAGTTCCTTGAACCGCAGAAGTAATAAATTACCAAATCTACAGTTAAAAGTATAAAATAGTGTTTCTTTCTGAATATACCGGTTAACAACCCATATCCAACCAAATAGCTATATATTAATGGTAATACGTTGCTATGATAAAAGCCTAAAGAATGTCGAGCTACACTGCCAACCCACCTTTTAGTGATTTCGTCATTGTAAATTCCAAAGATTGAAAATGTAAAAACACATAAAGTGAAAAATAACAATGTAAAATATGCCACTTTTAATATATCTTTGTCTTCTAATTTATTTGCAAGAAAAGCAAATAAACTGATTAGAATAAATATTAATACTCCGGATTTCATTAATACCAAGAGGTCTGCACATAATAAAATTATCACTACTCGGATCTGCTTTTTAGAATATGCTCTAAACATTATTCCAACTGTCAATATAACAAGTGCTATATACTTTGCCGGTATCGTCAACGGATACAGAACATCAGTATTTGATACATCACTATTGAATAGCGAAAAGACAAATAATACATATGAAATTGAAAAAAGGAGATTGTTTTTGTTTATTTTAGAGCTAATTTTGATTTTCATTTACACTTTCCTCTTCCAATTTTGCCCAAAATATTTTTTATGTGCAAAAGCATACATATGGAAAAATATAATCTGAATTTTAATAGTGTTAATAAATAATAGTGATCCGTTTGCAAATATCCTTTTATAGATTTTAAGTAGCTTAATGCGTTATCAACCATCTCATCCTTGCGAATATTGGTAAAATACTCTCTTTGTTGAGTATAGGACTTCCAAACCCCATATCGTGATTGCGTGATGGCACGTCCCACTGTCTGCATAACTTTTACTGCAAACAATTTTTCAAAATCACATATCTTCCATCTGTTCTTTTGGTTTCTTATTTGCTCAAGAACTGCCTTAAAGCCAATATAATAATTTTTATCAAATCTGCGGGTCATTCCGCTTCCTATGCGATAATCATAAAGTGCATCGTTCATATAAATAAACGATTCTGCTTTATTATATAGTTCAATGCTCTGTAATGAATCCTCACCATTTGAAACTTTATAAAACGATGAATAATCCTTATCAACATCAATGCAACTTCTTTTATATATTTTTGTACACAAACTTACAACACTATGGTCTTTCAAGAACGTCTCTAAAACACTTTCCTTATCTACTCTTATTTCTGGTTCTACAGAAAAAATATTTTTATAAGCAATTTTCTTAGAGTCACCCACCATATAATTGTAATTAAATAAAATAACGTCCGGCTCAGTATATTTATTTATTACATTCTTTAATTTCAGTAACATACCTGGTTCTAATAAATCATCAGAATCACAATTCACAATATATTCTCCACTGGCCTTCTTAAAACCATATCGCCTAGTCGCTAATAATCCTTGATTTTCTTTATGAAAAACTCGAATTAAATCTGGATATTTGTTTTCATAACTATCACAAATACTGCCACTGTTATCTATAGAGCCATCATCGATCAGAAGAACTTCAAGATCATTATCAATTGCTTTTGACTGTTCTATTATAGAGTTTATACACTCATCTAAATATTTTTCTACGTTGTATACAGGGACAACAATACTGAATAGCATAAAATTCACCACAATCTTTCTTAATCATATAGACCTAAATCAAAAACATATTCATCAACGTATTTTCCACCATTGAGGGCATAGCTGAATTTAGATCCTTGTGTTATGGAACTAATTAGATATTTACATCTGGAAAGCAGAATCATTTTTACTAAGTATTTCTGTCCACGAAGTTTTTTGTTGTCTTCCAAGACATTCGATCTGCTTAGAACATCTTTACCATCATAATCATAGATAAATGAATCATATGAAACGATTTTGATGTACTCTCCAAACTTATTTCTTAAATCATCATAAACATTTCCATCTTCTGTAACTAAAAAAACAGAAGCATGATATTGTTCAATAAACTTTTCAATTTGCTGTTCCACTTGCTTCACATTTGGCTGCACATATTCACCGGAAGGACGCAATTTTATATAATCCGTTCCCCTTACATAAACGCCAATACAATTATCTATATCGAGAGCCTTTGCTTCTTTTTCTACAAGAGTTAAAACCTCATCACTAAAACATAAATTCTTGTTTAAAAGCTCATAGCTCATTTTTTCAAGTTTTTTATTAAAAAAAATCTCCGATTCAAACAGTCCCAGTGGATTAACATCTTTTAACGTCCAACCGGACAGATAGACATTTTTACTATTGTAAACTTCCTCTTCTTTAATATCAGAAGGCTGTTCGAAAAAATAATTCCAAACATTATTTTTTCCATCATAATACTGCGTCTTATAATTTTTCCAATCTACAAATGGAATGTATCCATTTTTCTTTGCGTATTCTATGTATACGACCTGTTTATGAATTAATGATAGTAGCCCTTCCACTCCATCCTGATAATCCGGC
Protein-coding regions in this window:
- a CDS encoding lipopolysaccharide biosynthesis protein, which codes for MNNKRTTLINIFAALITLGVQMFISFWLSPFVVGKLGEEAYGFINLANNFVSYASLVSVAINSMASRYISVEYNSGNKEKAKSYFCSVFIANCFLYGLILIVSILFVWKLKYIVNITAALVFQVKLTFLLSFVNMGTSLIGTVYTAAAFTTGEMHYNSIVQIISNVIKCILIFSLFSFFPAKVYYLSLATLIAGLVTLWGNYKVTKKLFVDFDIDKSYFDFSKLKVLLKSGFWVLISNTSNLLLNGLDLLFSNWFISSAIMGRLSLAKQIPLALSNALGVFSNIFSSALTKVFASEGNNKLIDEANSQLKILTMFFTVPYAGIIVFGYVFLKLWLSDTSYTETQFVEIYILMILVLLDIIISTYMYSIHSIFIAIDKVRIYSVVLLVSSIISIATTLILLKYTGLGVYAIAGTSTVILGFTHGVVVPACAAKLLHRPIWTFWKTEFKSWVSLVVVCVVFSVMKNFMDFQNWISFFINIMIAGLIGYILEFILVFSKQEKQEIISIIKLKLIRK
- a CDS encoding alpha-1,2-fucosyltransferase, giving the protein MEKNKIYLPLQGRIGNQLFQYAFARKLQLEMPNNPTIIMDDSDIIRCNWENSLMYYDLPNVEYIHESILENRFVMSKQYFLRKIYRVLTRKKNYMDKFKMESKLNPFFNKSGLFFCENGYMEQHLNIKKPIYIEGYFQSQKYFNEIKADLLTLFDGTQFPDYDKYPGLYKLRERNSVCISVKVEHNVGSSMYDVCSMKYWEEAIQYVIKNVDNPLFFICSDNVDYVLEHLIDASKYDYVVQDKSKPVYVSLAAMSECKNFIIGNTTFGWWAQYLSKADKKIVVAPSKWMSVDMPLDLYEDSWHLIEV
- the tnpB gene encoding IS66 family insertion sequence element accessory protein TnpB (TnpB, as the term is used for proteins encoded by IS66 family insertion elements, is considered an accessory protein, since TnpC, encoded by a neighboring gene, is a DDE family transposase.); translation: MTIRLSDLGQVYLVCGKTDMRQGIDSLAYLVKSQFNLDPFSGQVYLFCGGRKDRFKALYWDGQGFWLLYKRFENGKLTWPNNEEEVKALTSEQVDWLMKGFSISPKINVSKSRDFY
- a CDS encoding acyltransferase family protein yields the protein MLKNKNKDKMIFYSFWMTILIVVYHLAPHLIELSDFNRGGYIRPFFETFGSIALNYFFAVSAYKFYVSEKSCRDKLKKRLMTLIVPYIAWNTIYIGLYIFQNGLPNIRTIILGYTLTPFDGPLWYIFVLYMFLAISSICMSLWPRLSTKLEWLIIILTFVAAVYHHAVIYSLISFPYDWWVERTLRMAPPFLYGVYCSKHKSIELGRHSTVIPGIISMICLLSSTILGDNVITTLLLYLCTLSLWNVLPNFTLKADSIIKNDMFIVYSIHEGIIIVMLAVLNKENVHFGKYSSLIFMILLETVLIVTIGFCLNLIIRRLPTVVNIIFTGGRNEHHNKEKKQY
- a CDS encoding family 6 glucosyltransferase, whose translation is MTKSIGILYICTGPYVLFWKDFYESFEKNFLPGYEKRYYVFTDAEEIFVENNLNVKKIEIEPMPWPLITLFRFSTFLKIEDELKKCDYLMFSNANMICNEIITPEEFLPRKNEVLSVTSHPGYYGKSVIEFPFERRKSSTAYIPWNCGKNYVIGALFCGTSDAFIKMSKTLKHNIEEDLKKNIIAKWHDESQLNRYIVNKSGVRILEPMYCYPCGMEVSYPKKIYAVSKQAKFDVKSFKGQYSKRQNVVRKSLGILKRKLLLKERFMYLIDTISGTHIEEISDE
- a CDS encoding acyltransferase gives rise to the protein MLYKKLQKIWHYIKCVIICKQEIGYGSKKRFRKFGENSIIARPYLQLSGCRNIEIGNGTTILNNSRLSVYGNDSIKANITIGNNCYIGFGFSALASSKANITIEDNVLFASNVIVTNENHGMNPESSVPYMDQELTAKDVSIGEGSWIGEKVCIVSGVSIGKKCIIGAGSVVTKSIPSYSIAAGNPAKVLKVYNFESKRWEKYNEKNGEK